The Danio rerio strain Tuebingen ecotype United States chromosome 19, GRCz12tu, whole genome shotgun sequence genome includes the window AGAAGAGATTGAGCGAATGTGAACGTGGAGGAGAGAATGGGTAGGAAACGAGGAGCGAATGAGGGGAGTAGAGATTGAGGAGagaattaagctgcggtcacactgggcttttcctcccatagacttccattaatatgcatgcgaatgcgtcagactggcaACACGAggtcatgcatcaagtttcgcaggttgctgcagtgcagAGTTCAAGTCAGGTGAACTCGAACCTGCGAgagggggaagaaaaaaaaaaaagaaaaaaaaaaaaaaaaaggcatactTGACTGAACAAAGGATCAAAACCATGACACTTAAAACAGTAAATCCCTCGCTTTTTGCACAAACTCTTGTGACTGCAGCTAAAACAGGAGAGAACAAGAGCAGAGAATAAGCAAATAAGGAACACATGAGGGAAGCACGAGGAAGAGAATGGGAGGAAAGAATGAGCGAACAGGAAACCTGAAAATAAGAGGAGAGAATTAGAGgggagaagaggaggaggaaaaaaaaaaataaataaaccctttATACACCTGCAAGGATgggttaaaatctgcaggacacctgaTCTCTAGGATCTAGTTTGAGAAACCCtgacattatataaaaaaaaaaaaaaaaaaaaaaaggggcatTGTGGCAGCAAGACTGCAAGAACCAGACCAACACATAATTTCTTTTAAAAGGGTTTATTGAACAACCTCAGAACACAAGGATGATCATCGTACAAGACACCTGCACAAAATGCTGAATAGAGCTTAGCAAactagtattttacagttatgccaTCTCATGGTAAACATTTTGCTTAAGATGTCAAATAACTGAGCTTAACAATTAAGCTTTTGTTACATAAATGCTTAGACACTTATATGCAGACATGTGGAGGTGCTAAAAATCTTCAAGATCAGCTCCAATAAACTGCAAGAAAAATAAAGACCATTTAGATCAGTGAGAAACGCATACACCATTCATTAATCAGTACAATAACTTACACCGAGGCACACAGGAGTATGCGGTGTACAGGTACTTGTATGTGCCATAACACGGATCTGAGAAGACACCATTGGAGGCTGAAATGGAGCAGCTGTTCTTCCCTTCACACCTACACAGAGAGGGGAAAAGGGGAGAgggaaagaataaaaaaaataaaacactaaaaccCACAGAATTAAAACTGGTCTTAAATCTAGTTAAACAACACTTTTATACTGACACATTAGCAACAAGTGTCTGTGAATTTGAGGCATAGCAGTTGGTTTTGGCAGTTTGGGAAGCAGGTCGTCcagcagcacatgtgctgctATCAGTTCGCCCGTAGTTAGCAGCATGGATGTGAATGAGAGATCCATCCTCTGAAAAGTAGGTTTCACAAGAAGTTGATTTACCATTGGCCAAACTCTGCAATAGTGTTTGCAgagtaaaagcaaaaaaaaaaaaaaaaaaaaaaaaaaaaaaagtaaataaaccaaCTACACACCACATTTGAAGTTAGCAATGGCATTTTCACAGACTGCACTTGAACCTGTAGAAAAGATAGAAGTCAAGAAACATTCAAAACACTGAAGCAGGCAAATGTGCATCATTTCAAAGAGACCTGCTTTCACCTGAAATCTTGTTAGAGCAAATAACTAAGCAATTGTTCAAAGAGAGATCAGAGGTTGCAATACTCCTTTAAGGTGTTCATGGACAGTTTAAAATTCTGAAGTCTACTTCCAAGAAAAGCACTTTTGTCTTAATTAAGCTAAAGTTATAAGCATGAACAGATCTTCGAGTAGCAAACAGGAGGATACTCACGGATTTCAGGTGGGAGGCAGTAGTAGGTGACGGAAAGATATGAGCGCATGTCAGGGCAGGGATCAGTGAAGATATCAGTTGTAGCAAAAAGCTCACAACTTCGCAGCCCATTGCAGCTACATGTGATAGCAGGAAAAAGGTGCACAAAGAGGAGTGTTAAAAACAACGCCTTGAGAAATCCAACAAATTTTAAATGGCTTATTTTTACCCACCAAGGTAAAAGAACCAAGGACTACAAGGAGTAATAATTTTCCAGAACGTAAAAATTAAGCGGTTTGCACAAATCAATACCTTTGTGAAACAGGAGCCAGCGCGTTGAAAATGCAGTTTGTGTTTTGGGGAAGGACTGGACGCCTTCCAGAACAGTCACGTCTATTAGTACGTCCATAGTTTGCGTCGGTTATCTGAAGCACACCATATGCTACATGGAGAAAGAGAACCACATTTAATAAATCAACGTTTTGTTAGATATGTACACATTAAAACAAAGGTTGTGGAAAACGGCTCACCGCATTTCAAGACAGCACGGTCACCATTACAAATCACCATGGTCTctggagagagaggaaaaaaaaataaaataaaatttcaggtttaagctgcagtcacactgctcTTTTCTACCATAGACttcaattcacacacacaaatgcatcagAATGGAAAGATTCAGTTTAAAAAGGTTTGTACACTCGAACCAGCAAAATATCAAATGATTGCATAAAACCAATTAAGGATCAAAAGACTTCtatggacagaaatttaaaacatggaccaatctaTAGctcacatacaaataaaaatttgtattaataaaacaaacaaaaaaaaagttaaacaaaaaggggattaaaaaaaaaaaaaaaaaaagtctaattaaCTTGTTTAATTCTGCCCCTTTTTGCAGCattgtacaacagaatttcacatgtTCAAATTCTTGTGAGTGCAGCAATAGACAGAAGGAATTTAAGATGCACAGGGACAAGATCATTACCACATACAGTAATGGTCACTAATCGCATTCCTGGAGGGTTTAGCTCAAATTTGGCCCaacacctgtctgggtgtttcaaATATACCTTGCAAGACCTTTATTAACTTGCTCTGGcatgtttgattagagttggagctaaaatctgcaggacatcagaCCTccgggaacaagtttggtgatcccttaTCTATAGTCTCAAGTGTGCAATCACTTTTAAGTCTTAGCTCTACACTCAACTGAGAGCTATTAGGTCTCATACCACAGAAATAAGTAATACTCACTTGTTGCACTAAAGCAAATGACaataaaagtacacttactaGTTCGTGGCGACACCTCAGCATCTAGAGGAGCTAGATTTAATGTAACACCTGCAGACAGGCTACAGCCCATAAGCACTGAAAGGGAGCagaaaaataagcaaacaaacttACATTGGCACAAAAACCCAGAAGTAGTAAGGTGAACTTTGATGctgtaaaatttagtttttaatcagcAAAACTCAGTCACTGATCTATGCAGTAATCTTACATAATTGAACAGATCATGGCTCATACCAGCAAAAAGCTATCTTATATGTTACATCTGATTCAGAAAATAAAAACTTACAGCAGAGAAAGGCCCTGAGAGAAAACATTGTTCTGATGGTGCCGTCAATGATACAAAGAGCTGTTACTGATTCATATTTATAggcgggtggtgagagtgataaTGAGTCACAGCTGTGCACCACACCATCTTGAGTTAAGCTGCGGTCAGgttaagctacggtcacacttgagtttgtgtgtgcgaaattctgtcctacggcgctgcgaaaaggggcgggatttaaacaagcttattaggcaggaaaaaagcaagcgattgctccgtTTAAaaattctgtccagagaggtcgtgttttgatcctcgattggtctcacgcagtcaagtgatgcgatttcgcaggtcagagttcaccaagcttgaactttgcactgcagcaacctgcaaaacttgagGCAtaaccctgcgtttccggtctgacgcattcgcgtgcgaatgaatggaagtctatgggaggaaatgcccagtgtgaccgcagctttaagctttatctctggacagaaatttaaaacaaccaatcgctcgctttcattcattcattttcatgtcgacttatagtccctttattaatccgtggtcgccacagcggaatgaaccgcctacttatccagcatgtttttatggagcggatgcccttccagccgcaacccatctctggaaaaaatccacacacacacacacacacacacacacacacatacactacggacaatttagcctactcaagtctttggactgtgggggaaaccagagtacccggagaaaacccacgcgaacgcagggagaacatgcaaactccacccagaaacaccaactgagctgaggttcgaaccagcgacatacGCACATTCATACGCACATGagtgcgtcagaccagaaacgcggGGTCATGCGAACTCTggcctgcgaaatcgcatcacttgacagcgcgagaccaatcgaggatcaaaacatgacctctctggacagaaatttaaaacatggagcaatctcttgctttttttaatgtctaataagcttgtttaatcccgccccttttcacagcgccgcatgacagaatatcacatgctcaaactctaatgtggccGCAGTTTTAAACAATTGACTTTTTTTGGTCTAGTTGTGATCGTGTCAAGCTGCGgacacactagagtttgagcttgcgaaattctgttgtacggcacaGCGAAAAGAGGCagaattaaacaaga containing:
- the si:dkeyp-46h3.6 gene encoding L-rhamnose-binding lectin CSL3, which produces MFSLRAFLCLLMGCSLSAGVTLNLAPLDAEVSPRTKTMVICNGDRAVLKCAYGVLQITDANYGRTNRRDCSGRRPVLPQNTNCIFNALAPVSQSCNGLRSCELFATTDIFTDPCPDMRSYLSVTYYCLPPEIRSSAVCENAIANFKCEDGSLIHIHAANYGRTDSSTCAAGRPASQTAKTNCYASNSQTLVANVCEGKNSCSISASNGVFSDPCYGTYKYLYTAYSCVPRFYWS